GAGTCCAAGACGATGTCGAAGCTGCGGCACCCGTCGCGGTCCCAGGTTCTGCGCGACTACCTGGACTAAGACTTTCAGTCAACATTGCGTGTCCGTTTGGTCACCACCCGTACATCAACGGGTGGTGATCAGACCGTTGTGCAGAAGTGATCGTTGACGTGGCACCCTGGGATCACGGCACACTAGTCGGAACCGGTGTGACCTCGGTCCCCCCGGGGCACTCTGGGAAGGCTGCAACGGCGCAGGGTGTTGCACGATGTGTGAGCAGTAGCCGAGGAACATGTTCATCGGTGACGAACAGAGGAGGAAGGCGATGACCCCGACCCTCACGCCGCCGGCGGGAAACCTGGCCGGCCTAGCAGCCGATGAACGGTGCGACCGCTGCAATGCAGCCGGGAAGCTCCGTTTGACACTGGCGGGCGGTGGCGATCTGGTCTTCTGCGGCCACCACGCCAACCGTTACGCCGAGGACCTGGTGAAGATCGCGGTGCAGTTCTCCGCCGATCCGGAGTTCACCTGGCGAGGCGCGAACATGATGTCGAACTCCAGCAACTAACAGCGAACAGCGGTCCCCCAACTACAGACGCGTGACAAAGGGGCGCCTCCTGCGGGGCGCCCCTTCCGCGTGCTGATTTTCCGGGCCTCACGGACGACGGCAGGCGTCTCCGGCCCGAGGACCGTTCGGCCCACGCCTGGCCCGCAAGATCAAATTCGGCGTTCAAGACCTTCCTTGACGCAGGTCCGCTCGGGTACGGACCGCATGCTCCCGCGCGGGCCGGGCCCGGCGATCTGGCCGCTGGCGCGTCCAGAACGATCGCCGGCCCCTTCACTGTCCGCGGCTGGTTCCGGAGATCAAACCCCAGCTGGTCCTCAGCGCCCTATCCCGTTCTTGAATAGGGCCACCGGGGCCAGCCGAACTCTCCCGGCTGGTCCTCAGCGCCCTATCCCGGTCCTGGATAGGGCCATCAGGGCCAGCCGGACACTTTTCGGCTGGGCCTCAGCGCCCTGGGCAGACGTGGGATCGGGCCAAGCCGCTTGACACTCATGGCACAAGAGATGTCTTCACTGTCCGCGGGTGGTTCCGGAGATCAAAACCCGGCTGGTCCTCAGCGCCCTATCCCGGTCCTGGATAGGGCCACCAGGGCCAGCCGAACTCTCCCAGCTGGTCCTCAGCGCCCTATCCCGGTCCTGGATAGGGCCACCAGGGCCAGCCGAACTCTCCCAGCTGGTCCTCAGCGCCCTATCCCGGTCCTGGATAGGGCCATCAGGGTCAGCCGGACTCTCCCGGCTGGGCCTCAGCGCCCTATCCCGGTCCTGGATAGGGCCATCAGGGCCAGCTGGACACTTTTCGGCTGGGCCTCAGCGCCCTGGGCAGACGCGGGATCGGGCCAAGCCACTCGACACCCCCGGCACGTGGGATGTCTTCACTGTCCGCGGGTGGTCACCGAAAACCCCTGCCGGTACCGATGACCGGCCCGAACCACCGAGCCGGCACCCACCGCGACCGGCAACCCCATGGCCTGGCACGCGAACCCCGGCCAACCACCTACTGCAACCGGCGGCAGCGCCGTGATCGGCAGCCCCATGGCCGGTCACGGCAGGACCAGCGAGTCAGGCGGCAGCCCGGAAACCCGCCTCAGCGGCTGTCTCGACGGCGTCGCCGCCCTGGCGCTTGGCGCGGTACATCGCCGCGTCCGCGCGGCACACGGAGTCGCTCAGGGCCGCTGCCGGGCCCACCGCGACGCCGATGCTGACCGTGGCGATGCAGTCCGGGATCTCGCGGACCGCGAGGACCATCCGGGCCGCCACCGCGGCGGCCTCGGACGGCGCCGCCGCCGGCCCGGTCAGCAGGGCGGCGAACTCGTCCCCGCCGAGCCGCGCCACCAGATCACCGGCGCCCACCTGGGCCGCCAGCGCCGCCGCGATCGCCCGCAGCGCCTCGTCCCCGGCCGCATGTCCCCGAGTGTCGTTGATCACCTTGAATTTGTCGGTGTCCACCAGCAGCACCGCGACGTTCCCCGGCCGGCTCTGGGCCGACTGCACCGCGCTGTCGAAGGCCCGCCGGTTGGGGATCCCGGTCAGCGGGTCGACCTCGGCCGCCCGGGCCACCTGCTCGTGCCTGGCCCGCAACTGCTCCAGGTCGTACCGGGTGCGGGCGGCGTGCAGGGTGCTCAGCCGCTGGCGCCACAGGGCGGCGGCCAGGCTGTCGCCGTAGGCCAGGGTGGCCTCGGCGTCCGCGGAACCGAGGTGGGCCATCAGGACCGCCCGGGTGCGGTGGGTGCTCGCCACCACCAGCCAGTCCGCGTCCGGCTGGAGCTCGGCGGCCGCCTCGGCCATCACCTCCAGGGCCTCGGCGGGACGGCCGGAACGGAGCAGCGCCACCGCCTGGAACGGCCGGCTGATGGCCAGCGTGTCGGAGGGGAAGCCACGGTCACGCAGCCGCTGGAGGTAACGCGCGATGTCCGCCGCGGCGCCGGCCGGGTCGTGCCGGTCGGCGCGCGAGCAGGCGGCGTACAGCAGCGCGTTCTCCCGCCAGCTGGCCGCGTCGTCGCCGGAGACCTCGGCGGCGGCCCGGGTGGCGTACCGCTCGGCCTCGGCGCTGTGGC
Above is a genomic segment from Actinoplanes ianthinogenes containing:
- a CDS encoding DUF7455 domain-containing protein yields the protein MTPTLTPPAGNLAGLAADERCDRCNAAGKLRLTLAGGGDLVFCGHHANRYAEDLVKIAVQFSADPEFTWRGANMMSNSSN
- a CDS encoding GGDEF domain-containing protein, which encodes MRENTLHAVRLLERAQTGDAVAVLAEAEAVLRAATGELADGPACMHFVRMVAYIAQADPRAAIEAAGPMLCAAEREGSRGWQAAALASRAWQRLRLTAPGGSAGEPAADYDADEVLRDLVAAEMLAEGEPDPVAAVNSRVAVAIGWYELRLYELVEPQFQSAYEMSSADGEQNGNRAMWLLNLAEMHLRWALELYQIHRVTEAEGHSAEAERYATRAAAEVSGDDAASWRENALLYAACSRADRHDPAGAAADIARYLQRLRDRGFPSDTLAISRPFQAVALLRSGRPAEALEVMAEAAAELQPDADWLVVASTHRTRAVLMAHLGSADAEATLAYGDSLAAALWRQRLSTLHAARTRYDLEQLRARHEQVARAAEVDPLTGIPNRRAFDSAVQSAQSRPGNVAVLLVDTDKFKVINDTRGHAAGDEALRAIAAALAAQVGAGDLVARLGGDEFAALLTGPAAAPSEAAAVAARMVLAVREIPDCIATVSIGVAVGPAAALSDSVCRADAAMYRAKRQGGDAVETAAEAGFRAAA